Genomic DNA from Manihot esculenta cultivar AM560-2 chromosome 15, M.esculenta_v8, whole genome shotgun sequence:
CTACCTTTCCTTTGTCATGAGTATCTGTGTCTATCTTATATTTGGCTGCTCTCAATAACCAGGCTGTGTACTCATGTGTGACATTATGTTTctgcttttatattttaagttatAGAAACTTGTCCAGAAGATCTGGAAATGCAAGTGAAATGTTTATTTGTTTTATCCTGTTGAGATGGCTCTTTGTTTTTCCCCCTTTTTTTCTGTTAGACCTACAGTAACATTCTGATTATTCTGCATTAGAAAAATTTGGAGAAGTACTTTCTGCTCATTTTTGGCTTGGTATTGATAACACTTTATAATAAACAAGCATCGTGTGGGTGATACTGATCTTGTTCAGATGAACAGGTGAGATGGCTTTATTGGTTGAAGGACTTGATGTTGGGGGTGAAACATCAATAGAAGAGTACATAATTGGCCCAGCCAATGATGTCACTGATGACCAAGACGTATCTGCAGACAAAGATCATATCAAGTTATATGGCCCTGGACAAGGTCTCAGCTGGGTTGCCAAACCTGTCACTGGGAGCACTGTTGGTCTTGTGTCTCGGGGTGGAAGCATGGCAAACCAGAGTGTGCCTCTCATGGATCCTGTTGTCACCCTCTTTGGTAGTGTACATGAAAAGCTCCCAGAGATGGGAAGCATGAGAAGTATGCTTTTTCCACACTTTGGCAGCATGTTCAGTGTGGGAGGGAATCAAGCTAGAAATGAAGAGTGGGATGAGGAAAACCCAACCAGAGAGGGTGACGATTATCCATCTGATGCTGGTGGTGATGATTCTGATGATAATTTGCAGAGTCCGTTGATCTCACGTCAGACAACGAGCATGGAACCACCTGCCCATGGAAGCGTTTCAAGCATGAGGCATGGCAGTTTGATGCAAGGAAATGCTGGAGAGCCGGTTGGCACTGAGATTGGTGGTGGTTGGCAATTAGCATGGAAATGGTCTGAGAGAGAAGGCCAAGAGGGGAAAAAGGAAGGAGGctttaaaagaatttatttgCATCAAGAGGGTGTCCCTGGTTCTCGTCGTGGATCTCTGGTTTCTATGCATGGTGGTGACGCCCCTGCAGAGAGTGAATTCCTCCAGGCTGCTGCATTGGTTAGCCAACCAGCTCTTTATTCCAAGGAGCTTGTGAATCATCATCCAATTGGACCAGCTATGGTTCACCCATCTGAAACTATGGCTAAAGGGCCTAGTTGGGGGGATCTCTTTGAGCCTGGAGTCAAGCATGCATTGGCTGTTGGGGTTGCAATCCAAATACTTCAGCAGGTGACAAATAAAATCTGCATTCTGCTTGATTTTGCTCTGTTAAAGCTATAACAATGGTTGCCGGCTAAACTTTGTAATTTATTTCAGTTTCACTTGATGTTACCTTTCTTCATGTTTTGTCATTTTTGATATGAAATGGATTCGGTACAAGATGCTCAATAACTTAATAAATATTGTGCTCATAATGACTGGTGATTTGTTTCCTTTCTTCTAGATTGTTAAGAACTTGATGAATATATGCTTGTGCTTGTTGACAATTTAAACACTATGATATCTAGTACTGGGGAATAAAAACAACAGATGCTAGTCGTGATCAACAAATTGTGACATTGATTTTAAGGAAGATTTCAAGGTTATGTGGGTATAAATGCTCAGAAGTTGGATTGCTTCTACCTGTTCAATTGGATccatattttattatatgtatTTCCCTTATCGTTTCAGGACCATAGAAGCTTAGTTGCCATTTTAAATTTCTCTTCTTGGGATTTTATGTTTTGTGCATGCAGCACTTGATCCATTGATCAAACAATATATTTCTTCTAGCATATGTTCCTTCATCCTTGCTTTCTAAAGAAAATTTCTGATCTTTATAGCAGTCTAGTGCAAACCAAATTGATTTGACATTCTTAAACCATCATCAATATCTTTCCATATCTTCAGGAAAGTTGTATACTGAAGTTTGGGGTatgcttaatttttatatacatatttttgTTGATCTGGCTCCCACTGGgcttaatttgttaattttggTAATGTATAGTGTTTCAAGATTCTgtttatgattttataatttgttTCTAAAGAAATTATCAATATATGTCTCTATGCAGTTCTCTGGCATAAATGGGGTTCTCTACTACACTCCTCAAATTCTTGAGCAGGCAGGTGTGGGTGTTCTTCTTTCACACATGGGGCTTAGTTCAGCTTCTGCATCTCTGCTTATTAGTGCAATTACAACATTGTTAATGCTCCCTTGTATAGCTGTTGCCATGAGGCTTATGGATATCTCTGGAAGAAGGTATTTCAACTTTTGCCTTTTGCCCTTAAAAATATTCCCTATTTGTTAACATTAACCCCTACTATAACAAGATTCAATCCAGTCATTATGTGTTTCATGCACACGCACACGTGCATGCAAACACATCCTTACACGGGCaagaagggggggggggggggggtgtgcCGGGGTTGGGGGAATTGCCCCCTCTCTTTTTATGAGAATAATATGTCAGTACCAATGAAAatgttaaaagttaaaattttacctacagaaatttaatattttgccCCATGGATATTTTAGTTTTTGTGCTCTGTGTACTTGAAAAaccaatttcttttatttttgaatcaTGAACATTGAAAGAGAAACAAAGCTAGTCTGGTAACAAACTGGGATTCACTGTAAATTTTACCTCCCTTGCATATGTTGTCTTCATTTCTGATTCTTAATCACTTTGTCATGTTTGCAGGACTTTGTTGCTTTCCACAATTCCCATCTTGATAGTCTCTCTCGTCGTCCTAGTCATTGGAAGCGCAGTGAATCTAGGCAGTGTTGTGAATGCATCTATCTCCACTGCTAGTGTTATAATCTACTTTTGTTTCTTTGTCATGGGATTTGGGCCAATTCCCAACATCCTCTGTGCAGAAATATTCCCCACTCGTGTTCGCGGCCTCTGCATTGCTATATGCGCACTCACATTTTGGATCGGCGACATAATTGTTACCTATACACTTCCAGTTATGCTCAAATCTATTGGTCTTGCTGGTGTTTTCGGGCTGTATGCTGTTGTGTGCATCATCTCTCTGGTATTTGTGTTCTTGAGAGTTCCAGAAACTAAGGGCATGCCCCTTGAAGTAATAACCGAGTTCTTCTCTGTCGGCGCGAAGCAGGCTGCAGCCGCGAAGAACAACTGAATCTTGTTGCCTTGCAATGAgaagttttgatttttttttggttaatttGTTTCATTTGTAATTTCTCTTATGTGTGAGAATCCATAATCTATATTCTTGTAGAAAGAaaatttatgtatgttttagtTTTGTTGGTTTATTTTGTGTGACAttttgagtttttatttttaatttgcatGAGAAATACAAGggttaattaatttaatgagttttacaatttttttttttaaaatagaaatttctatgattacttgatttaaaacaAAGTAACATTACTttatttcaaaactaaattaaattttataaaaattttatattttttattataaatttacataacgtggtttttgttttttaaaaataaaattttacaaaaatatgttaaattataaaaaaaatgatattttaaaaatataaaagtatttttatacaaattaatataataaaaattatactaaattaataacattattattaattaaaaaatattttattttattatttatgaaaagATATAATTACctttgtattttaaaatattaatttttatatatttaaaaagtaatcattttttattaatttaataatttttcataaaataaccaCTTTActgaaatatatattatagtataaatttataaaatttataatataaatatcatagatcttaatgtttatgttttaaaaattattgtttagttaatttattaactttaaaaaatatattaattaatttttctattaattttaattattaattattataaaaaaatttaaattaaattattaattaatatgtattttttattaaaatacgaATCAACTGTTTTATATTacattaatttaatagtaaaatatttaataattaaaattaataaaaaattaattaatagatacttttaaaatttttataaatatatttacgtattttttaaaattgaaaaaatcattAATGAGTTTACTGAataataagttttattttttaaaaaaatattctatttattttttttaaaaaattattggttaaaaaattaaattaaaatataaagatttatgCAATTtaccaaataaaataataattattttattttgaatcacttttttcttattataaaaATGTCTACCTGCAAAACCCAATTATCTGTTGAGAAGGAAGAAAGACGCGCGGCCACGAGCAAAGAGCAAGCTTACCCGAAAATGGCAATGACAGCATTCCAATTCCATCATTGCCGTCCATTTCTTCCATCATCCACCAAATCACAGCCGTCCGCTTCACCGAGGGTTTCCTGTATGGCTTCTCACCTCTCAGCCAAGGTCGCTTCACTTACTTCACGACTCTCTATCCGTCTTCAGTTCTGTAATCTCAgttctcttttttccttttttggttTCAGTGCAGGAGGGACTACACTAGCGTCATGATAGTTCCCACCGGAGTTGGTGCCTCCATCGGTGGATTCGCCGGTGATGCTTTACCGGTTGCTCGTGCTTTGTCATCAGTCGTAGATTGCCTCATCACTCATCCTAATGTATGTTCTTTGCTTCTTAGCTCAACCATTGTTAGGCCATGGTTACACATGGGCTCAGGCCCATAACATTTTTCCTCTGCGAACATATAGGTGCTTAATGCTGCCATGCTTTACTGGCCTATGCAAAATGTACTATATGTTGAAGGTTATGCTCTTGACCGTTTTGCAGAAGGTTCGTGGGCTCTTCACCCTGTTCACCGAAATAAGGTGAGAGTTCCCGTATTTATGTCTTTTACTTGGGGCATTGTTTAAATCATGTAGTTGTATTTTTTATGCATTGCGGTGGAGCAAATTGTTGATTAATGTTATCATAGGTGGGATTGGTGCTTGATAATGGTATAGAGGAGGAGCTTCGAATTCGCCATTTGCAAGCTGCTGATGCAACCAGGGCATCCCTTGGATTGCCTGTTGTGGAGTATGTCGTCACTGACACTCCATTAGAGGTACCACTGATCTCAAACAGAAATATCTTTATATTCCCCCTACCAACAAATGATAGACTTACTTTCTTTGTTTATCCATCCTAAATTATAGGCCGCTTTTCTTTTTGGAAAACAAAAAAACtagtttatttattaactttctAATATGCACCTACAATTTGTTAGTTCCATAATTTagcaatataaattatttaatttacaatAAAACAATATGAGTGGAGAGTATATTAGAAAAAGACTATACAAAGTTTATTGCTGAATTATATTAACTTTCTTTCTTAATAGTAAGCTTATCTTTGTTTAAATTTGCTGTTTAGGGCCAATATTATTAAAAGGATTGATGAAGTTGAATGCTAGTTTGGGGCATTTAGTATCAGCTATCACTTTATAGCACCAAACATGCATGCCCAACGAGATTACATTCTGTCTTATGCGAGCTTATTCTAAAGCCTTTTCCATTCACGATTGTACAATTTTGATGCTGTTCACAAATACTCCAGATGTTATTTGTCCAACTGATAACATTTAAGTATTGATGTATAGGCACTTTACTATTTACTAAATCTATTTATGCTTTCACTGTAGAAGGGCAACTTTAGCCTGATTTACTTCTCTAAAGAAGACAGCCTTTTTTtcagagaaaggtttttgagctgtttttaaatgtatttaatCTTTGAGCTTAACAAAAAGAAATTAACATGAATTTTCTTTTACCTATGTCAACACAGGTGGCAAAGTGGGTTGATCCAAAGAGTGGGCAATCAACTGGCAGGATTAAGCATCCTGATTCACTCTTAAGAGCTGTGCAGACTTTAATTGACCGTTCTCAAGTGAATGCTATTGCTGTTGTTGCACGCTTTCCAGATGATGACCTTGACAATGTTGATGATTATAGACAGGGGATGGTATGGCATTGTTCTTAACTTCACCATATAACCACACAGTTTGAATACATTGACTCCATGCAGGGAAAGGTTTCCAAAAATATTTTGACAAAATTTTCTTGGAAGACCTTTCATTATGCCCATTTTTGCTCTGACTGCCTGTATGCCAAGTGTTTTCTAATTGTTCATAGAATGTATGCAAGCAGTAAATTGGGACAAGAAAACATGCCATGGTTGCTTCTGTATTGCTTCATCATTCTAATTTTTCTTTGTCTACTGTGTAAATTCTCAAGCCTCACATGGCAATGGTAGTTTTCAGTCATCAACCGAAGGTCTGGATTATTGCCTTGGCTTTACCTGATTCCTTTTACTGTTTGGCTTTCAGAAAGCATATGGAAGCTGACAGTGGTATACATATTGGCATTCTAGTCCTTTAATAGTCATCTATAGAAGGTCTTATACCCCCTGTTTGGAAACTAGAAGTTTtaacaattcaattcaattggtTCATTTTTTGTCAATTCTCATGTTTGGAAACCTAATAGGTAAaagaatttatttcttttcagccttttttttttaaaaagaaaagaatcatttaaaaagaaatagaaaaccgtattaaaaaaaaaaaagaatgtgcAAGAATTGAATAGAATTCTTTCCTtagaaatgttttttttttaatgaggcTTTGAATTTGACAGTGtatagattttatttaattgagtAGGATTATGAATTTATACTAGATTTATAAATGTGAAAGAAAAACCCTCATTTGTATGTCAAATTGAAGTTATCAATAAAGAGGTGTCATTTGAAATCTATTTTGAATGAGTTCTCAACCACATCTATAAAATTAGTTTGTTCATGAATCCAAGTAAATATTGAGTTAACTTTCAGTCAAATAACTTAAAAACTAAAATCAAGTCAAAACCTTTTGTTTCAAATTATTATATCAGAACACAGCTTTTTGTTTTAGTTATTATCTTGGCTagtataaatttaaaacatatgtgtGTAGCCATGGCTGTCAAATATTTCTCTTCCTTTGATTGTATTATGATTGATCTGTACATACTTGCTTCCGTACCCAGAGCACGGGAAGTTTTATGGATCCTGGCTTGCAGTTTCTATTCTTTATGTACCCTTAGTTACGCATTCTGTattcaactaaaataaataatttgacaTCGGGATCAGGTGCCTCCAAAATGTTGTAAGCATTCAccttattgttatttttattttcactttattttttttttctgcaggGAATAGATGTATTGGCAGGAGTGGAAGCAGTTATAAGCCATCTTGTGGTAAAGGAATTCCAGATTCCTTGTGCACATGCTCCTGCAACGCGACCTCTTCCCATGACTCTGTCTCTTTGTCCTAAATCAGCTGCTGAGGAGGTTTGTGAAATTAACAAAACTGGAATGGCAACTGAAAATTGCTGTGTGTGTGACTGCATCAATGCTGGGTTGCATGTATTCATTTAGGTTACTGCTGGAGTTGATGAGCATAGCCAAAAGAGGCCATAATATAATCTAACACAGATCCTTCACCCTATCTCTTTATTCTAGAAAAGGAAGACTTTTCAAATTGTTGTTTGCTGAAAGTAATTCCTGGAGGAGAGATCTGAAAAATTGTTACTTTTGTTCCAATTACTGAAGAGCGATGCCAAGTGCCAAGTGCCAACCCTTCGTTGTAAACAAGTTTGACCTATTCAAAACATTGGAAGTGTCTCTTATTTTTCTCATTGCATTTTATGGGATTTCTTACTTTCAACATTCCATATTGCAATTTACCAATATTATGAACATTAAGATCCGCAACATCATTTAACCATGTGAAGACCTTATTTTCCTGGTATTCCAGTTGAAAAAGATCAAGCCTAATTGGAAGAATAGAGGTTCATGATAAAACTAGGCAATAAATGCATACTAAATAGATATGTACATCAGATTACACTATCATTATATGAGTGGAACACTAGCCAAAAATCATAAATCTTTCACTTATATTACCTCTATACCATATCTAATCTTCTGCATTTTGATATTTTGATCCCCTCCCTCAcatgcatttttatttttaagtcctCAACAGATTGGATACACTTTCTTGCCGTGTGTGCTTGCTGGGCTAAGCAGAGCACCACAATATTTGGTAAAGGACTCCCATTACTCAGAGAAGGGTTGCTTATTTGCTAGTGATGTTGATAGTGTTCTTCTTCCGGTAGATGCTTGTGGTGGAGATGGTGCTCTTGCATTTGCAAGAAGTAAACAAAACAAGGTAGAAATCAGAAGCATGGCCCTAGTTATAATTTTCTTTCCTTGCATAGAATTCCTGGTAAATTTGTGATTTCATGTAAAAGGCCAATCTGTATAATAGCAATATTTGGCTTCTTACCGCCACTTTGTATAGCTTCCTGTCTCCATAATTCAGACCATGTGTTGTTTGTATTTTTCTGTTGAATTCTTACAATTGAAACAATTGTTTTCCTTTTCAGCCCCTTATAATTACTGTGGAGGAGAATGAAACAGTTCTCAACAGTACACCAGATAAACTTGGCATTAACACGGTAaggtttaatttatggtttttggaATTATTTTAAACTTCTCTCTTGTCAATAGTCTTTTTTTTTCCCTGGTGCCTTTGCCTTGTGGTCCTTACTTATGGATCTAGTTATGGGATGGTGAACAGGAAAGTCCAGATAATGACCCTTGCCTGAGTTTTTCTAGGTTGTTTTTCTACCTTGTGTATCTATGATTGCTAGATAGGGCTTAAGAAGAGAGAATGTGACAATCTCTAAGAAATCTGAGATTTCTGTAGAAACTAATGCTTACATTTAACATTGAAACATAGCAAAATGCAATATAAAAATCTGTAAAACTGCTCCTAAACGTTCTCCTAAGTCTTAGGATCCGTATTTGACACATGTTCTTAAGTCTTAGGAATAGGATCCATAGTTGACTCAACTGATACAACATTGAAAATAATGGGGTAATTTATAACAAAGTCTCGGAGGTTTAGTAAacctataatttagtccctatcattttattactaaataatttagtcTCTAATAGTCATTCTATTAAAATTCGCTGTTAAACCAAATAATTTAGTCCTTTATATTTCACTTTTTACAACAGTTTAATTCttttaactttaataatttataacaatttagtccttataattttaatatttgtaataatttaatctttttaatttgagTCGACTTTTTCAATTAACAGTTGATTGACGATAAAGTTAAtagaatgactattttgttaataaaataaaaatttaaggacTAAATTGTTTACTATTAAATAAGTAAGGACTAAGTTGTGGATTTTACTAAACTTCAGGGACTATAATGTAAATTACCCAAAATAATAAACATTATTGTACTAGTAGTAATTTAACATTGACACTATGTTTGAAAGGAAGTTTTCAAGGGTCAGACATGATTCTTGAAAGTAATAGGTTACTTGGGTATCTTGTTGCAAAACAAGATTTTTTAGTGGATTGATGAGGTTTTGCCACTTGTCATTATTATTACCTCTAAAAAACTTCCATACACAACACAACTAAACTTCTTAGGATCATTTGTGAACCTTTTATGAACTTGACCCATGAACGGATCAGCCTTTGTAAGATGCCTAACATCAATCCTCAGTCTCCAAAATGTGCTTGTCTGCAAGTGCAAAACAGGGATGGCAAGCTGCCAAGAAATTGGCATCAACCCATGAAGCATTTGTTGGGAAATACCTTCATGGTGGATGCTGCTTGCTGTCTAGAACTGTCTGTATCTCCCCATTGAAACCCCATGGGAGGGTATAAAACACTCCTTGCATAGAACCAAcaaatttcttcaaattttgaGACATGAAAGACAAGATAGATATTGGAAGTAGAGGTAGGTCAAGTAATAAGCAACTAAACCAATTTGTTAAGTACATGAAATCTAAATTTAGAGTGGCCCATGTTCAGAGATTTACTACACAACTAACGTTAGGCTTTCAGTAGTAAAATTGCAGATCAGTTTCACAGTCAAAACTAAACAAAATGAGATCTCTCATGCAGGTAATGGTTGCAAACTACTGGGAAGCAATTGGTGTTATTGCAGCTCATAAGGCAGGGATAGATCCACAATCTCTCCGAAGAAATAGAATTGGCAACATCCCATGCGCTTCCTATGCACCAACTAACGGGTTCTCACTTTCGAGTGTCTGATCCAGAGCATGACACGGCATTAGTTAGTTCTTTTTTACATGCTAACATTCTCTGATTCATGACAACTAGATTCCAGAGCATCTATATctatataatatcataaaacTGAACTTTAAAAAAAGTTAACCCATTCATTTCGCAAGTGATATCTTATaatatatttctattatttaaattatatttttatcatattatatatatatattatcattagacttcttaatttttttttttaatctttagcATAAAATAGTAAAGAAAATTAAGGATTTAATATGTAATTTATGTGCACGCCCTTCTATTTTTATCTACACATTTCACTGGATTATATGTATATTCGCATATTCTTGTAACAATTTGacaatgaaaaattatataaaatttttcaatattaaattaaaatgtgttattattagataaaattttcaaactatagctaatatcatttaattataactatttttttcTCCTGTGAAATCATAAATTTAAACTGTAGTTACAttataatcttatatatttataatttagaaaatttaataaCGCGCCCATTGTGCGAGCAAGTAATTAGTTAATGAAAAGTTTTGAGATTTTTTTGCTCTTTTTGATTAAAAAGCTTGAGTAATTTATTCTAATTCAATTTTGagacttgttttattttttcccATCAAAGATAATTTGTTACTAAAATGTTTTCTTATCATTATTAAAATGATGAATTTGTTTGTGTTTGCTATTAAATGTTAGTTCGGAGAATTCTCTGGCAAAAATCGGTAATAACAAAAAATTGTTTAAAGTTAtatcataaattaatttagaatttagtttaataacaatttaataattaaaagaattatttgTACTATTTAATATAATGCACAAAATTTtgatatgttttataaaaataattaataaataattcaaaaaatttaatttaataattcacATACTCTAATTCACTAAGCCCACGTACCCTAATTCTCCAAGTTATTTGATCtaatattaatttgatttgatatttCAATTCTTTTGTATTTTAGCAGTAACATATTGTTTCATATTTAAACCTCGtacttaataattaatattcaattttacatataaaaatgtattgaataatttattGTGCCAGTTTACTACTTGCTTAAGAACAGGGTGAATGGTCTCACTTCACATTTACAATAAATAATACCCAACAAATAAAACCTAATTAGATGATCAAGACTTGTAATGAAAGTCAAAATTTTTTGTGGGCAAAAGAATATTGCTCTACTAATTACAATGCACAGTAAGAATCCAATCATATCATGTGAGGACGGGGCCTCGCCTGCACAACCTGCCATGAAACAAGGCAATTCCAAATGCATAAACTGCTGAGATCATAATCCCAAATTTTCAAGTGCAATTATAAGAACATATAGAAACTTGATTGGTTTTTGCACTTAGTCGAAGAATTTTTTAATGCACAGCCAAGTCAGTACCATTTGAAACTTCCACAGCAACTTTTGAGAATACACAATTATAGCCTATAATTCTTTGTTTTGATAGTGACCAAATCACTATAAATAAGCAGCACTTGGACTAAATAAactaatataaaagaaattattaaatatgcgGAACAACAAATAATGAGAAGATCAATTGAGTTCTTTCATGAAGATCAACTAAATATCACCCAACATATGTACCGCAAGATTTACATTTAAACCATCTATTTATGTATAACAAATGATAATGTAATAACTGAAATGGGATTTTACTTCCAGTTCTGGAATCAAGTGAAACGAGAAAGTTTAATTTCTACAACCTATTTTGTTTTGGATCATTCAAGTTGGGAATCAAATCCCTAAAAAATTCTGCAAGTATTTGATAAATCTGATCAAAATAAAGCCACTCAAAatcattttctctcttttttttggtCATTAATTTACTTTTTGAAATTGCATCTTAGATCAGGTGAACTTGTTAGTATGTCATTTACTTATAAACTTCTAGCAAATTATTCCGAATATAAAACAAACTTTCTATTCTGCATATGCATTTTCCAGAAATTCTGATTTTAATTACCTTTTTGCTATAACTAATTACACCCACAAAATGGCCTACGCATACAATTCTAATGCACATGGAataagaatgagatgcactagggaGGTCAAGGGATTAGATAAGTACCTCACATGAGGGGAACTCATTCCCCCTCATATTACCAACTTCAAGCATGGGAATACAACATTCCCATTTAAAATTTTGTCCCCTGCTTAACTGAATCAAATGGATCCTTTCCATACTTGCCGGAGTAAAAGGTATTTTATCTACTGAAAACAAATGCCAAGGAATAGCTCAAAAAGCCAACTATGCACATtaaagggggaaaaaaaaaatctttgatGGTGGGAAAGGGAGGATAAGCAACTATAGGtataatgaagaaaaataaagtaGAAAGAAGCTTTAGGAATTACTTTTTTAAAGAGAACTAAAAGCAACTCTTTGCAAGCCTTTCAATGTCATATCAAGGGTTGAAGAAACTTGTGCCATCCATATTGACTGCTATTACCACTAAAATGCTTGTAAGCACAGCAAGCCAAACTACAACTGATCCTGCAGTTGCCAAGTTGAAATAATCACAAGGAAAAGAATAGTTGAACCAATCTACAATATATAACAAATTTTTATACCTCCTGAACCTTCAGAACTGTTGTTGGGATCAGAAGGGATTGATTCAGCATTAGGACCACGTGATGCTGCAGGTGAGACACCATCCAGAACTTTGTTGCTTCCTGCCTCAGATGCCACGATCCCTTGAAATTCTTCACTGACAATTAAAGCTGCTAGCACATCCATAAATGACTCTTTATCTGATCCACCATATGGATCTGTTCCAGTTGACTTGAAAGTAGCATTTGATTCTTCAGAATCAGACAACTCGTCATCTGAAGCATCTGTGTCAATGGACTCCACTGCTGTCTTGTCATCATCTTCATCCTCTACGTATGCTTTATATGTCAGTCGAAGAAGTATTTCTCCATAAGACCCCTTTCTGAACGGACCCCAACCTCCACGTAAAACTACAATCCTGTCTGTTGGTACAGTGTCTTGGAGAGATCCTAGATCAACCTGACGGTATCAATGGCTATTAGAAAACTATTCATACAAGAAAAATGAAAGATGTTAAATTTAGAAAACTGCTCAACTAGAACTTCCATTTGTTCATGAAGTAGCCAACAAATGCAGGCAAGTTTTGGCAAGAAGACCTAAACCTGAACCATGGACAGGCAAACTTCAGCAT
This window encodes:
- the LOC110601636 gene encoding monosaccharide-sensing protein 2; the protein is MSGAVLVAVAAAVGNLLQGWDNATIAGAVLYIKKEFKLESEPTIEGLIVAMSLIGATLITTCSGAISDWLGRRPMLIISSALYCLSGVVMFWSPNVYVLLLARLLDGFGIGLAVTLVPVYISETAPPEIRGLLNTLPQFTGSGGMFMSYCMVFGMSLMKAPSWRLMLGVLSIPSLVYFALTIFYLPESPRWLVSKGRMLEAKKVLQRLRGRDDVSGEMALLVEGLDVGGETSIEEYIIGPANDVTDDQDVSADKDHIKLYGPGQGLSWVAKPVTGSTVGLVSRGGSMANQSVPLMDPVVTLFGSVHEKLPEMGSMRSMLFPHFGSMFSVGGNQARNEEWDEENPTREGDDYPSDAGGDDSDDNLQSPLISRQTTSMEPPAHGSVSSMRHGSLMQGNAGEPVGTEIGGGWQLAWKWSEREGQEGKKEGGFKRIYLHQEGVPGSRRGSLVSMHGGDAPAESEFLQAAALVSQPALYSKELVNHHPIGPAMVHPSETMAKGPSWGDLFEPGVKHALAVGVAIQILQQFSGINGVLYYTPQILEQAGVGVLLSHMGLSSASASLLISAITTLLMLPCIAVAMRLMDISGRRTLLLSTIPILIVSLVVLVIGSAVNLGSVVNASISTASVIIYFCFFVMGFGPIPNILCAEIFPTRVRGLCIAICALTFWIGDIIVTYTLPVMLKSIGLAGVFGLYAVVCIISLVFVFLRVPETKGMPLEVITEFFSVGAKQAAAAKNN
- the LOC110601110 gene encoding uncharacterized lipoprotein syc1174_c isoform X2, whose amino-acid sequence is MIVPTGVGASIGGFAGDALPVARALSSVVDCLITHPNVLNAAMLYWPMQNVLYVEGYALDRFAEGSWALHPVHRNKVGLVLDNGIEEELRIRHLQAADATRASLGLPVVEYVVTDTPLEVAKWVDPKSGQSTGRIKHPDSLLRAVQTLIDRSQVNAIAVVARFPDDDLDNVDDYRQGMGIDVLAGVEAVISHLVVKEFQIPCAHAPATRPLPMTLSLCPKSAAEEIGYTFLPCVLAGLSRAPQYLVKDSHYSEKGCLFASDVDSVLLPVDACGGDGALAFARSKQNKPLIITVEENETVLNSTPDKLGINTVMVANYWEAIGVIAAHKAGIDPQSLRRNRIGNIPCASYAPTNGFSLSSV
- the LOC110601110 gene encoding uncharacterized lipoprotein syc1174_c isoform X1, with translation MSTCKTQLSVEKEERRAATSKEQAYPKMAMTAFQFHHCRPFLPSSTKSQPSASPRVSCMASHLSAKCRRDYTSVMIVPTGVGASIGGFAGDALPVARALSSVVDCLITHPNVLNAAMLYWPMQNVLYVEGYALDRFAEGSWALHPVHRNKVGLVLDNGIEEELRIRHLQAADATRASLGLPVVEYVVTDTPLEVAKWVDPKSGQSTGRIKHPDSLLRAVQTLIDRSQVNAIAVVARFPDDDLDNVDDYRQGMGIDVLAGVEAVISHLVVKEFQIPCAHAPATRPLPMTLSLCPKSAAEEIGYTFLPCVLAGLSRAPQYLVKDSHYSEKGCLFASDVDSVLLPVDACGGDGALAFARSKQNKPLIITVEENETVLNSTPDKLGINTVMVANYWEAIGVIAAHKAGIDPQSLRRNRIGNIPCASYAPTNGFSLSSV